TCTAAGCGATGGGAAGTTTGTGCCGGGTGAGAGCACTCTCTATGGAATCCTCAAAACCCTTGAGAAGTATAGGCTTATACAGGGGGGATGGATAGAAGTCGGGGGAAGGGCAAGGAAGTATTATGAGATAACTCAAACGGGGAAAGAGGTCCTTGAAGAGCTGAGAAGAGAGATCGAGCTGATAAAAGAGGTGCTCGAAAAAGATTTTTGAATTTTCTTTCATAAAATCCCTTTTAAACCTTTTCCGGGTAATTTTATTGGTGGGTCAAGATGCTGAGGAAACTCTTCAATCAATGGAAAGCAAAATGCCCCTTTATTAGGGCAATAGAAAAATGGCGCCTTGAGAGGAGGAAAAACAAATTTGAAGTAAGGAAAAGGGTCAGCTAGTCGATCCTTTCATCACCCTTCAGCGACGGGTTTGCTCATCACAGCATCTTTTTCACTTCTTCTACGACCTTTTCTATGGAGATTGTTCTCTGTTCTCCGCTTTTCATGTCCCTTATTGTAACTTTTCCTTCAGCTAGGTCTCTCTTCCCGAGGATTATCACGGCTTTTGCCCCTATGCTGTTGGCGTAGTCAAGTGCTTTGCTCAATTTTCTTCCCTGGATATCGTACTCTGCCCTTATCTTTGCTTTCCTCAGCATCTGCGTTACCTCTATGGCCTTCTTCTTTATCTCAAGTTCATTTCCTATGTATGCAACAAAGACATCGCTTCCGACTTTAAACTCGGGCAAAAGCCCCTTGCTCTCCAGTATTGGGATTAGCCTCTCTATTCCGATTGCAAAACCCGTTGCTGGAGTTGGTTTTCCTCCAAAAACCTCAATTAAGTTGTCATATCTTCCTCCGCCGCCTATTGAGCCTATACCAAGGTCATTGGGGGCTATTGCCTCAAAGACTATGCTTGTGTAGTAGTCGAATCCTCTGGCTATCCCAAAGTCTATCAGCGCATAATCCTCAACGCCATAGGCTTTTAGCAGCTCAAAGAGCCCTTCGATCTTCTTCAGTTCTTCTACTGCTATCTCGCTTCCAAAAAGTTCGTACGCTTTTGGTAAAACATCATCGGGCTTTCCCTTCAGCTCTATGAGGGCAAAGACCTTTCCTATATCTTCTTCACTGAGCCCGAATTCCTTGAGGTTCTTTATAAACTCCTCTCTGCTCATCTTGTCCTTTTTGTCGATTAGCCTCATAAGCCCAATGTCATCTTTCACGCCGAGCATTTTTGCAAATTCATCCAAAAGGACTCTATCCCCTATGTTAACCTTGAATTCCCTCAAGCCAGTGTTGAGATAGCTCTCTATGAGAAGGGCAATAACCTCGGCATCTGCCTCTATGTTCGGAGACCCAATGAGCTCAACTCCAGCCTGCCAGAACTCCCTTAACCTTCCGCTCTGCGGCTCCTCATAACGGAACATGTTTGCTATGTAGTACCACCTTATTGGCTTTGGGGCAGTCTGGAAAGAAT
The Thermococcus sp. 2319x1 DNA segment above includes these coding regions:
- the hisS gene encoding histidine--tRNA ligase, with the translated sequence MKIQRVKGTRDLLPEDMAKRRYVFEKIREVFEAYGFKEILTPTFEYTKLFELRSGEEVVEQLYAFEDKGGRNISLRPDLTSSVARLFVNSFQTAPKPIRWYYIANMFRYEEPQSGRLREFWQAGVELIGSPNIEADAEVIALLIESYLNTGLREFKVNIGDRVLLDEFAKMLGVKDDIGLMRLIDKKDKMSREEFIKNLKEFGLSEEDIGKVFALIELKGKPDDVLPKAYELFGSEIAVEELKKIEGLFELLKAYGVEDYALIDFGIARGFDYYTSIVFEAIAPNDLGIGSIGGGGRYDNLIEVFGGKPTPATGFAIGIERLIPILESKGLLPEFKVGSDVFVAYIGNELEIKKKAIEVTQMLRKAKIRAEYDIQGRKLSKALDYANSIGAKAVIILGKRDLAEGKVTIRDMKSGEQRTISIEKVVEEVKKML
- a CDS encoding PadR family transcriptional regulator, whose product is MFGDPKKKALEKFRKEIRTGIYAYLVLSLLKKEKTHGYALKKALEDLSDGKFVPGESTLYGILKTLEKYRLIQGGWIEVGGRARKYYEITQTGKEVLEELRREIELIKEVLEKDF